The region GATAGGAATTAACAAAAATAAATGAGAAAGAAGGTAATTATCATATACTCATTTAAATCAACGTTATTTAAAGAATGTAATCGAGTGTATATAAATATACCTTTTAATGTTTGGGATGTTTGTGGACAAAAGGGACAAATACCAGTTGAGGTAGAAATTTCAGGATTGGCTTTTGAATGCAAATTAGTACCTAAAGGTAATGGTAGCTATTATATTCCAATCCTAAAAGAAGTGTATAAGAGTATAGACTTTTTTAAAGAAATAGAAGTGCATTTTAAAGTGATTAGCGGACTTAGCAGAATAAGTTCTAATAGTCCATATAGTAAAGAAAATCCTATTAGAATTATAGACAGTATTAACTATTTAAGGCAACCTCAAAAATGGATACTGCGAACAAACGTGCCTTGCCATGCTTGCCGGAATTTCTGTTAATGAAGTAATAGAAATAATAAAAAGTAGAAAATG is a window of Lachnoclostridium phytofermentans ISDg DNA encoding:
- a CDS encoding DUF1905 domain-containing protein; this translates as MRKKVIIIYSFKSTLFKECNRVYINIPFNVWDVCGQKGQIPVEVEISGLAFECKLVPKGNGSYYIPILKEVYKSIDFFKEIEVHFKVISGLSRISSNSPYSKENPIRIIDSINYLRQPQKWILRTNVPCHACRNFC